In a genomic window of Sulfuriferula nivalis:
- the flhB gene encoding flagellar biosynthesis protein FlhB — protein sequence MAEDSDLEKTEQATAQRLEKAREDGDVPRSRELATFTGLMAAGTGLWMSGGNLVSELKAMLVSGMSFTRDQVFDMNLIYTQIGANLMKLLVAFAPLAGLLILVALLSPALIGGWLFSNKALVPNFGRMNPIKGLSNMVSTHALVELVKAVAKATLVGVVAWMVMLHEKEAVMALGNESVQASTAHVGQLLWYAFISMTSALGLIVAIDAPYQMYHYAEKLKMTREEVRQEAKEADGNPQVKAKIRQQQREMARRRMMSEVPTADVVVTNPTHYAVALRYVDGGSSAPIVVAKGADEVAAKIREIAAANNIPTLEAPPLARALYQHTDLGEEIPQALYTAVAEILAYVFQLRSYRVRGGVAPTMPKDIDVPAELDPLNPAAAKPLLDGMPL from the coding sequence ATGGCTGAAGATAGCGATCTAGAGAAAACGGAACAGGCCACGGCCCAGCGACTTGAAAAAGCGCGGGAAGATGGCGATGTACCGCGTTCGCGAGAACTGGCTACTTTTACTGGCTTAATGGCTGCTGGCACAGGATTGTGGATGAGCGGTGGTAATTTGGTGAGCGAACTGAAAGCCATGCTGGTTTCTGGCATGTCATTTACGCGTGATCAGGTGTTTGATATGAACCTGATTTATACCCAAATTGGCGCAAATCTGATGAAGTTGTTGGTCGCTTTTGCACCATTGGCTGGTTTACTAATTCTAGTGGCTTTATTATCACCTGCACTAATAGGCGGCTGGTTGTTCAGCAATAAAGCACTTGTTCCTAATTTTGGACGAATGAACCCAATCAAGGGTTTGAGCAATATGGTGTCCACTCATGCCTTGGTGGAATTGGTGAAAGCCGTTGCCAAAGCAACACTGGTCGGTGTTGTCGCATGGATGGTCATGCTGCATGAAAAAGAAGCTGTGATGGCTTTAGGCAATGAATCGGTGCAGGCAAGTACAGCTCACGTTGGACAGTTGTTGTGGTACGCCTTTATTTCCATGACTTCAGCACTGGGTCTGATTGTGGCGATAGATGCACCTTATCAAATGTACCACTATGCTGAAAAGCTGAAAATGACGCGTGAAGAAGTGCGTCAAGAGGCCAAAGAAGCTGATGGTAATCCGCAAGTTAAAGCAAAAATACGTCAGCAACAGCGTGAAATGGCGCGTCGCCGGATGATGTCTGAAGTTCCTACGGCTGACGTGGTCGTCACTAACCCTACGCACTATGCAGTGGCATTACGTTATGTCGATGGTGGATCTAGTGCACCTATTGTGGTGGCGAAAGGCGCAGATGAAGTTGCAGCCAAAATTCGTGAAATCGCAGCTGCGAATAATATTCCTACATTAGAAGCGCCGCCTTTAGCGCGTGCTTTGTATCAACACACTGATTTGGGTGAGGAGATTCCACAAGCGCTCTATACCGCAGTGGCCGAAATTCTGGCTTATGTATTCCAGTTACGCAGCTACCGTGTCCGTGGTGGTGTTGCTCCGACTATGCCTAAAGATATTGATGTGCCTGCTGAGTTGGATCCGTTGAATCCAGCTGCTGCTAAACCACTACTTGATGGGATGC